The Corallococcus caeni genomic interval AACTACGACCTGACCCCGTCGGCCACGTACTGCTACCCCGAGGTGGCGTCCGTGGGCCTCACGGAGAAGAAGGCCAAGGAGCGCGGCTACGACGTGAAGGTGGGCATCGCCCCCTTCGGCGCCGTCACGAAGTCGGCCATCTCCAACGAGTCGATCGGCATGATCAAGATCGTCTCCGACCGGAAGTACGACGAGGTGCTGGGCATCCACATCATCGGGCCGCACGCCACGGAGCTGCTCGCCGAGGCCTGCGTCGCGATGAAGCTGGAGATCACCACCGAGGAGCTGGCCCACACCATCCACGCGCACCCGACGCTCTCCGAGATCATGCACGAGGGCGCCGAGGCCACGCTGGGTCACCCGCTGCACTTCTAGCGGGCGCGGCGGCCCGGCCCCTTCTTCCGGCCGGGTCCGCCGTAGAGCGCCACGAGTGAGGCCGCCAGCGCGGCCAGCCGTTGGCGCAGCGGTTCCGGGGCGAGCACCTCCACGCCCGCCCCGATTTCGCACAGCTGGGAGACCGCGATGGACTCCCGCTCGAAGTCCAGCGTCACCTTCCGCTTCCCACCGCGTGCCGCGGGCGCCTTGTCGATGCGCTCACCGTCGGCCGGGGGACGCAGCCTCCGCAGCGCCGCTTCGCCTTCCTGCGTGCAGGCGAGGGTGACGTCGTAGCGGGGGCGCTCCACGGCGAACTTCGCGCACCAGTCCTTCCAGAACGCGGGCAGGTCGAAGCCGTGGGGGCGGGTGAAGCCCTGGGGGGAGAGCCGCACGTCGCCAATGCGCCCGCCCCGGAAGACGCGGGGGCCCTTGTTCGTCCCGGCGACGAGGTACCAGCGGTCCGCCTTGATGACGAGCCCGTAGGGGTCCACCGTCCGGCGGGAGCGGGCGCCGTCGAAGTCCTGGTAGCTCAGCGACACGCGGCGGTCCTGCCAGGCGGCGTCGCGCAGCTTGCCCAGGTGCGGCAGCGGCTCGCGGCCGGTGAACCAGCCGGAGGCGTCCACGTGGAGCCGCTGGCGCGCGTGCTCCAGCGCGGGTTGCTGGAGGGCGGGGAGGGCCGCGGCCAGCTTCACCAGGCCCGTGCGCAGCGGCGTGGACAGGCCCAGGTCCTCCAGGGCTCCGGGGGCTCCCAGCGTGGCCAGGGCCTGGAGCTCCGGACGCGTGAGGCCGGTGAGCTGCGTGCGCCAGCCCTCCATCAGCGCCACGCCGCCCGCCGCGCCTCGCGTCGCGTACACGGGGACGCCCGCCGTCGAGAGGGCGTCGAGGTCGCGGTGCACGGTCCGGCTGGAGACCTGGAGCTCGCGCGCCAGCTCGCCCACCGTGCTGCGCGGGCGGACCTGGAGGCGCATCAAGAGGTGGACGAGGCGATCCGCGCGCATGGGCCCTCCGGGCTTGGGGTGAGGTGCAGCCTGGACCGGGAATCATGACAGGGGTTGTCAGGATTGGGCGTGCAAGGTGGCGCGTGAAAGGGGAGCACTGACATGAAGCCACTTGAGGGACAGGTGGCCCTGGTCGCGGGAGCGACGCGGGGCGCGGGCCGGGGAATCGCGACGATGCTGGGGGCCGCGGGGGCCACGGTGTACTGCACCGGGCGCAGCGTGCGGGGCCGGCTGGCGAGCGGGGACTCGCGGCCGGAGACGATCGAGGAGACGGCGGAGCAGGTGACGGCGCTGGGCGGGAAGGGCATCGCGGTGCGGGTGGACCACACCGTGGAGGAGGAGGTGGAGGCGCTCTGCCAGCGCATCCGCGCGGAGGCCGGGAAGCTGGACGTGCTGGTCAACGACATCTGGGGCGGGGAGACGCTGCACGAGCTGGGGCTGGCCTTCTGGAAGCAGTCACCCGCGAAGGCGCGGCTCATGTTCGACCGCGCCGTGTACACGCACCTCTGCACCAGCCGCTACGCGGTGCCGTTGATGCTGGAGCGCGACCGGGGGCTCATCGTGGAGGTGACGGATGGGGACTCGTTCGGGTACCGGGGCGGCGTCGCGTATGACGTGACGAAGATGGCGGTCATCCGGCTGGCCTTCGCGATGTCGCGGGACCTGCGCCGCACGAACGTCACGGCGCTGGCGGTGACGCCGGGGTTCCTGCGCTCGGAGGAGATGCTGGATGGCTTCGGGGTGAAGGAGGCGAACTGGCGCGACGCGGTGAAGACCGTGCCGGACTTCATCGCGTCGGAGACGCCGTCGTACGTGGGCCGCGCGGTGGCGGCATTGGCGGCGGATCCGCACGTCCACCGCAGGGCGGGGCGCGTGGTCGCGTCGTGGACGCTGGCGCGCGAGTACGGCTTCACGGACCTGGATGGTTCCCAGCCGCACTGGGCGGAGTACTTCGAGCGGACGTACGGGAAGGCGTACACCGTCGCGGACGACGCGGCGTATGCGTCGTGGCTGGGGGGCGCCATCGAAACTGTCTGCCCGGACTGGCCGCGGTACTGACCGCGCACGCCCCATCCCCGGCGGCGGGACGAAGCGCTATGGTCTGACGCGAGAGGTCGCGCACATGGCCAAGGGGCACCGCAGGAACGACGCGCCGGAGCGGATCGACGAGACCCGGGTCGCACCGCTCGACGACGACCTGGACGAGACGGAGGAGGTCCGCACCGAGCAGACCCAGGTGCCGGCCTCCACGCAGCGGGCCGCCGCGGAGGCGGCCCGCGCGTCCGCGAGCGGTGCGGGCCGGAAGTCCTGGGGCAAC includes:
- a CDS encoding helix-turn-helix transcriptional regulator; this translates as MRADRLVHLLMRLQVRPRSTVGELARELQVSSRTVHRDLDALSTAGVPVYATRGAAGGVALMEGWRTQLTGLTRPELQALATLGAPGALEDLGLSTPLRTGLVKLAAALPALQQPALEHARQRLHVDASGWFTGREPLPHLGKLRDAAWQDRRVSLSYQDFDGARSRRTVDPYGLVIKADRWYLVAGTNKGPRVFRGGRIGDVRLSPQGFTRPHGFDLPAFWKDWCAKFAVERPRYDVTLACTQEGEAALRRLRPPADGERIDKAPAARGGKRKVTLDFERESIAVSQLCEIGAGVEVLAPEPLRQRLAALAASLVALYGGPGRKKGPGRRAR
- a CDS encoding SDR family oxidoreductase, which gives rise to MKPLEGQVALVAGATRGAGRGIATMLGAAGATVYCTGRSVRGRLASGDSRPETIEETAEQVTALGGKGIAVRVDHTVEEEVEALCQRIRAEAGKLDVLVNDIWGGETLHELGLAFWKQSPAKARLMFDRAVYTHLCTSRYAVPLMLERDRGLIVEVTDGDSFGYRGGVAYDVTKMAVIRLAFAMSRDLRRTNVTALAVTPGFLRSEEMLDGFGVKEANWRDAVKTVPDFIASETPSYVGRAVAALAADPHVHRRAGRVVASWTLAREYGFTDLDGSQPHWAEYFERTYGKAYTVADDAAYASWLGGAIETVCPDWPRY